A stretch of DNA from Halioglobus japonicus:
GATTTACGAAGACACCGAAGTAGTCAAAGCCTTCAGGACCAGGTACGGGGACTGGATCGTCGCCGTCACTGCCGCCGCCGGCACATGCAGTCAGGGTAAGGCTTAAAACAGCAGCGGCCGCAATGCGGCCGCTGTGGGGGAAGGGGAAGGAATTACCAGTTTGCAACATTTTCAGGATCGAACTCATAGGCTTGTTCAAGAATGTCTCGTGCTTCTAGCAGGTCAGTAATGTATTGCTCGGTGCCGCCAGCGTAAGCGACGCCGTTTTGGGTGCCGTCAGGCAGTACCGGAGCATCGCCCATCAGGGCCAGCGCAGTTTTCAGGCTGTTCAGGTTAATGCCCTGTACATCGCCGGTACGAAAGGGAGAGCGCGGGTTGAACTGCAGTCCTAATGCGAAGCCTTTCATTTCCGCCCAGTGTTTGGCCAGATCAGTGAAGTTGGCTTCATCAGCAAATTGGCCGTTGGAGAAGTTGTTCATATCACCGATGACGTCGTTGATGTAGTGCACAACGGTTGCTGAGATGCACTTTTCCCACACTACAGAGGCCTGCTTGGCCATGGCATCAATGAGCACCACCTCGGTGTTGCCCATTGTGCCCAGGTTGGCGGCGGCGTTCAGCGCAAAGCGGCCGTAGAAGAATGCGTTGAATACGTCGGTGGTAAAATCGGTGGGGTTCGTGTTGCCGGCCGTACCCAGATCGCGCTTGGCGCAGTTGGTGGAGTTGCCGAAGTTGTATTCACCCATCAGGTCAATAACGCCGTCGCCATTGCGATCGTTGTATCCCGCGAATTCGGGACGGCCGCCTTTCTGGGCGAGTTCAGTGTCAGTGTAATCAGGGTAGTTGCGGGCGGCGCCGAAGTAGCCAAATGCCTCATCCCAATTGTGGCCACCTTCAGTGTAGCCCTGGCCTTCTTCCTGCACATTGGTTGCGCGGAAATCGGTCATCAGGTAGTCGCCTGTACCCTGTGAAAACGCCACAGCACCCAGCAGGAATTTCTGGATCAGCTGACGATAGTCGTGACCTTCAGGACTGATGTATGGCGTAGTGATAGAGGCGGGGCCACCTGCGGTGACAAGGTTGATGGCGGCAGACTTGGCTTCTGCATCAACTTCTGCGAAGAAGTAGTCAACCAGTTCTTCCGGAGTAGGGTCTGCGTCCATGCCCAGTTCCCAGCCGAAAAACTCGCCATTAATCAACGCAGGGTCGTTGCCTGCGATTTTTCCAGACAGGTTTTTACCGGAAGAGATGCCACCGTAAGTGCCGTCCTGCAGCAGGCTTTCGCCGTCGATGGCAAAGCTGTGCATCAGGCCGTCGGAGGTGCCGCCATCGTAGTCAAAATAGAAGTTGAGCTGGCTGGCGACATTGATATTGCCGGCAACAGGGCGCGCGGGCAGGGCGAGAATTTCGTCCACCAGGTCTTCGATCAGTACGTGGCGCTTGGTCTGCCCCGAGTAGGAAACGGCGCTGCCACTGTCGAAAGCGCTCTCGAAGTCGTATTTACAGCCGGTGGCCAGTAGAACGGCGGCAGACAGTGCTGCCGTGCGTTTGACGATTGAAGTCATGTTATATCCCTGGTTGGTGTTGTATGCGCCTACCTTAACGGTATGACGAGATCAGGCCGCTAAAGATAATAAAAACGAGAATGATTATCAACATTAATGGTGTAAATACCTGAAAAAAGCAAGATTGAGTTTGGACTAAACCCAGACGGACAGGCGCTTAAAGTGCATTAAACCCCGTGCCGGGTGGAACGCAGGTAAATGTCAGCGCCTGCCCTGGCTGCTTGGCTAATTGTTTTACCGCGCCAATGGTCAGTGGGGCGGCCTCAGGATCTCCCAGATGGAAGAAGCCATCGCGGCGGAGCAAGGCCGCTTGCGCCTGCCCTTCAATAACACCCTGGGCGAGAAGATCGCACTCGGGTCGTGCCGTGGATGCAAGCGCGCGCTCAATGAGCAGGTCGAGCCGCGCGGAGGCGGTGATATAGCGCCCGCTGCCGTCGACGGTGACCTGCTGGCCGACCACGGGCGCAAGATTGCTGTCCGAAGCCATCACGAAATCGATAATCGCGAAGCGGCGTTCATCGTTATTGAAGAGATTGAATTGGATCGCAGAGAAAAAGTTGTCGAGCGTGTCCAGGGCCCCGTCGTGCAGGTAGCCAAAGCCACGCACCTGATCGCCCATGAAGGGTGAGGGGGCCACGAATCCGCCGGGCGACAGCCCAAACATACCGACCTTGGTATAGAGATTGCGGAAGTGGGGGACCTTGAAGTCCTCAGTAATACCGGGGCCCTCATCACTGACTTCGCCGCCGGTGCCAAACTGGTTTTGCAGCGGGTTGAGTGTGTGACAGTCGTTACACACCAGTTCACCACCGGTCGTAATTTCATTGAAGTAAATGTGCTCGCCCAGCTCCTGGGATGCTGTGAGGCTGTTGTCCAGTGCCCGCAACGGATTGGGGGGTGACATCAGGGTGAGGGCGAAATCCGTGAACGCCTGCAGGTCGGATTCATCGAGTTCTTCCTCGCGCCCCAGCAGCCCGACGAATGCGCCGCGGAATTCCTTGAAGGCGGCGGCCTCAACTGATTCCAGCTGCCCGTTCACCATTACCCGGTTGGTACCCGTGCGATCGCCGCGCCAGTGCATCGGGCCGGAGTCGTTAATGCCCCGGAATGTCTGGGTGGTCATTGGCCCTTTCATGGGGTGGAAGGTGGCCCCCGGGTCCGGCACGCCGGTGCGGGCGAAGTTGAGGGGGTTGGGAACCACCTCCTCGTCAGGGTTGCCCAGGTCCCAGGCCAGGTGATCAGTATCGCCGAAGATGTGGCAGGCGGCGCAGGAAGTGGTGCCATTGCTGGAGGTGAGCGTGGCGTCATACAGGAACGGGCGACCGCGGCGAATATGGTCGGGCTCGGGATTCGCCATGGCGACGCTGGAGGCGATGTTAAGCGACTGCGTGTCGACGACGGCAATGCTGTTGTCGTATCTGGCAAGTACATACAAATAGCGCCCGGCTGCGTCCAGCGCCAACCCGGTGGGGCCGCCCCCTGGTATGGTCACCTGGTCGGAAGCCGCTGGCTGATACCCTTGCGCCAATGCATCCGTCTCGATAGCCGCAACCTTGTTGGAGCCCATGGCTGCAATGAAGACTTGCTCGCCATCGGGGGATACTGCAATGCCTACCGGCTGGGCGAGGCTCAGGGCTTTGTCAGCGGGCGCAATAGCGGATCCTTGCGGCAGGCTGTAATCGACGTGTGGGTTCAGGTCGACGGCCTGCACCTCGCGGGCTGCGTTGATGACACTGATGCGACTGTCGGCGATATGGCCGCGCACCGTGGCGCTGATGGTGCCGGGCCCTTCAAAGCGCACTTCATTACGGGCTTCGGTATTGGTGACATACAGCTCTTGGCGTACCGGGTTAAAGGCCATGTTGAACAGGGTGGTACCCACGCCACTGGCACGATTAATTTCCACCGGCGTAGCAGCATTGGCGTTAATCTCGAAGACATCGTAATCGGGGAGTGAAAAGCGCATCCGGTCGCTGAAGTCGGTGCCGGCCTCGTCTACCCAGGCCTGGCCGTCGTATTTGACGATGAGACCGGTGGCGGGCTGCGGGTCGCCGTGAACATCTGCCTGCGGTGCTGCTTTGGCAGTATCGACAGCCGGTGCGTTCATCAGTGTGGTGGTCTGGTTGCCTGAAGCAAATACCGCTGCATAGACACGGCTACCGCTGGCGTTGGTGGCCAGGGCGCGCGGTACGTCGCCGAACAGGTTGATCAGGGTGAGCGGCAGGCCCTGGTTGAGGTAGTCCTCGCTGCTGCGATCAAATACCCATACGTCGGCCCTGGGTAGCCCCGGGGTACGATATTCTTCCAACGGGTAGCCGGTATTCTGGCCGCGTCTTGCGCTGGTGATGAAGGCGCGATTGCCACCGGGTCCGGCAAACACGATGTCACGGGGCTCATCGCCTACCTGCAGTGTGCGTACCACCTGGGGCATCTCGTCAGACAAATCGATCACACTGACAGAGTCGGACAGGTGGTTGACCACCCATACCTCGCCGTTGTCTGGGGCGGCCACGGCGATCGGTTCCAGGCCCACGGGGACGGTCGCCTCAAAGGTCAGCTGGTTGCCGCTGACGGCGTAAATTTCCAGCGTATTGGCCGGGGTGTTGGTGGCGAACAGCCGGTTGCCATCCGGTGAGAGGGCCAGCGGACGTACCTGGCCACTTTCAAAGTTGACGAATTCGTCACTCTGGGCGGGGCTGCCGCTGAAGGTGGCCGCCACTTGTATCTCCTCGCTCCCCGCAGCGATAACACAGGTGGTGCCTGCGGCACCAGCACAGGCGCCACTCCAGCCGTTAAAGGTATACCCTGTGATCGGTGTGGCGGTGAGCGTTACCTGGGTGCCAGTGGCGTAGGCCGCAGCGCAATCGACGGCGCAGTCAAGGCGGTTATCCGCTGAACTGACGATGCCACCTATGGCAGGGAATACCTGGAGAACCGCACCGGGACCTGCTTGAAAGTGGGCCCGCACCTCGAAGTCACTGGAGGTCGCTCCGATGCTGACGTTGCAGCTTGGTGCGGCACCTGTACAGGCGCCGCTCCAGCCGAGGAATTGCTGGCCGTTGCTCGGCTCGGCATACAGGACTTCGGTTTCCGGTTGGGGCGAGCCGTACCAGCCCTGGCAGCGGCCGCCACTGTTTTGGCAATTGATCTTGCCGGAATCTGACGTCACGGTTCCACCGCCATCAACGGCGACATCCAGTCGACAGGCACTGAGGGAAACGATGGCGATGAGGGGCAGAAATCTCAGAATAGGCATAGGTGACACGGGCTAAATGTGAAGAATGACTCTGCGGCTGCCATGATGATGGCGGTGCTCCCAGAGAAAAATCCCTTGCCACGTGCCGAGCATGAGCTCGCCGCGCTGAAAGGGGATGCTGATTTGGGTGGCGGTGAGGGCACTTTTAATGTGCGCTGGCATATCGTCAGCGCCCTCGAGGGTATGGGTGTAGAGTGAATCGTGTTCCGGGACCAGCCGGTTCATCCAGTTTTCAAGGTCGATCCGCGCTGAGTCGTCGTAGTTTTCCTGGATGAGTAGGGAGGCGGATGTGTGCTGGATAAATAGCGTGCACAATCCTTCGTCGACGCCGGATTTAGCGATGACGGGGTGAACCTGCGACGTGAAGGCATGCAGGCCCCGGCCGGTCACATGAACGGTGAGTTCCTGAATCACAACGTGCTGGTGCCCCTTAGCGATCGAATAGTCTGCATACTAACCTGCCTCAATTACGCAAAACAATGCGCGCGGGGGAATGTGGTGCGGTATTTGGCGCGCCACTGTGCCTTGTCCGAATTGTGTAGCGTTAGCTGCATATCTTTGTAAACCAATCGCAGAAACCGTCGCCAGCGGAGCGGCATCGGCTGGCCCCGGACGCCAATTCAGCGATAGGGTGTTTCTTCAAGCCAATAACATAGGATAATGAGCGTATGCAGGACTTCAGTAACAAGGTCGCCGTGGTCACCGGTGGAGCGTCAGGAATTGGGCGGTCAATCGTCAAGGAATTGCTGGCCGCGGGTGCTCGCGTGGTCGTCGGCGATGTGGAGCAGGGCGCGCTGGATAAAGTGCTGGCCGAGTTTGAAGGCGCTGGCGAGATTAGTGGTGTTGTCACCGATGTTTCCAGTCAGGCCTCCGTCAATGCCCTGGCTGACAGTGTGTATGAGCGCTACGGCGTGTGCCACCTCTTATTTAACAATGCCGGCGTAGCAGCACCTTCCGCCAATGTCTGGGAAACCACCGAGAATGACTGGACCTGGGTGCATGGTGTGAACGTGGGCGGGGTAATGAACGGGATTCGCGCTTTCGTACCGCGTATGATCGAAGGTGGTGAAGAGGGCCATATTATTAACACCTCGTCCGGCGACGGCGGTATCTCACCGCTGCCCTACCAGTCCGTCTATGCCTCGAGCAAGGCTGCCGTATCGTGTATCAGCGAATGCCTGGCGGCGCAGCTGCAGAGCGAGGAGACCAAGCTCGGCGCATCGATCTTCTATCCCTCGGGCGGTTTGCTGGACACAGGTATCTGGACAACCGACCGCAACCGACCGCAGGAACTGGCGCGTGAGAAGCCTTATGATCCGGTGCCCACCGTGGCCGATTTCAAGGTGGCCATGGAGGCTGCCGGGGTGACGCTTGAGGTACAGGATCTGGACGAGCTGGCACGCTATCTGCTGCAGGGTATTCGCGAGAAGCGTTTCGTCATCATGATAGGCGTGGAGGAAGCAGAGGCGACATTACAGGAACGCGCCGCTCGCATTGGCCGCGCTGAACTGCCCATCGATCTTGCGGAGATCCCGCAGTTGTGAGTCTGACGATCTGGGTAGACGCGGATGCTTGTCCAAAGGTGATCAGGGATATTCTGTGTCGCGCCGCCCAGCGGGTTGAATGCCCGTTGGTGTTCGTGGCCAACCACCTGATCCCCGTTCCCGCGTCTCCCTGGATCACTGCTCGCCAGGTGGCATCGGGTTTCGATGTCGCCGATGACTATATTGCCCAGCAAGTCCAGGCTGGTGACCTGGTGATTACTTCTGATATTCCGCTGGCGGCGGAAGTCATCGAGAAGGGCGCGGGGGTGCTGTCGTCCCGGGGCGAGCAATTTACCGCCAATAACATTCGCCAACGTCTCAATATGCGCGATTTCATGGACACCATGCGCGCTTCTGCGGTCGAAGTTCGGGGTGGCCCGCCCGCGCTGGGCGAGCGTGATAAGATGGAATTCGCCAATGCTTTGGATCGCTACCTGGCAAAGCACCGCAGGTAATTCAGGTTAGTTTCTGCTAGTATCCGCGCCCCGCAAGAGACCCGGAACATGAAACAGACAATCGCAAGGAAATTGCTGGCCTGGATGGGCTGGAGCCTGGAAGGGGCCAAGCCTGTCCACGAGCGCTATGTACTTATCGCTGCACCGCATACATCCAACTGGGATTTTCCCCTGATGCTGCTGTTCGCGGCGGCATTTGACATCAAAATTCAATGGATGGCCAAGCACAGCCTGTTCCGCCCACCTATGGGCTGGGTGATGCGTGGCCTGGGCGGTCTGCCGATCAATCGCAAGAGCAGTAATGGTGTGGTTTGTGCGATGGCCGAGGCTCTGACCAAGGCGCGTGAACTGGTGTTGGTTGTGCCCGCAGAGGGTACCCGGGACCGGGTGGGATACTGGAAATCCGGCTTCTACCACATTGCCCGCCAGGCCAACGTGCCCATCGTGCCTTCCATGCTTGATTTTGGTCGCAAGCGCGGTGGGTTTGGCGCCGGCATTATGCCCACCGGTGATGTGAAACTGGATATGGATTACTTCCGCGATTTTTATGCCGAGGCCAAAGGCAAGTTCCCTGAAAAAATGGGTCCGATTCGCCTGCGCGAGGAAGACCCCGTCGAGGAGCACACACCGCCGCGCGCCGCTGCCTGAGCGCTATCACCTGAAGGAATCCTGTCGATGAAACCCGCGCGTTGGCACAGCCTGATCGGGCTGCTGATGTCCATACCTCTGCTGCTCTGGGCCTTTACCGGGGCCGTGTTCCTGACCAAGCCCGGCTACGAAGGCGCCTACGAACAACTCGCTCCCAAACTCTATCCCATCGAACAGGCACTGACGCTTCCCCCCGGCTCGCAGTGGGAGCACTTTCAGCTACTGCGCACCATACTGGGATATCACCTGATCGCCCATCGCGGCGATCAAGTCAGTCACCTCGATCCGTACACCCTGCAGCTGATAGAGCCGCCCACAGACGAAGCGATAGCGCTGTTGGTCAAGGATGCCACCGAACAAAACCGCTCCCGTTACGGAGAGATTATCTCGGTTGAAGATAGCGTTGTTACAACAGATACAGGGGTGGTCATAACCCTGGACTGGGATCGATTAAGCCTGAGGCAGCAGGGGAACGATTCACGGTGGTTGAATACGCTGTATAAAATACACTATCTGCAGTGGCTGGGAGATGCCACGGCGAACAAGGTATTTGGCGTTTTGGGACTGACGCTGTTATTCGGACTCATAGGACTAGGGCTGTACAGCTACGCAAGAAAGGGCCCTTCATAGTCTATGACTCAGCGAAGCCCAGCCCGTGTGGTCACTCAATAAGCATGGGCGGTGGTCTGACTTCCTGCCCAGAATCAGGGTAACCGCCGGTTTCGCACGAGTGCCAGGTGGATGAGTTGGCGGGCGATGATAGATTGACAGCATGAGTGAACACATCACACGGCTTCTCGCTATTGAAGAGATCAAGGCCCTGAAGGCGAAGTACTTCAGGTGTTTAGACACCAAGGACTGGGAGGGTCTTGGCGAGTGCTTCTGCGATGATCTCGATGCAGATTTTACCGCCGCTCCCGGGCCCCATACCTCAAGCAGAGCTGAGTATCTCGCCATGATTCAGAAGGCGCTCAAGTATGCCGAGACGGTGCATTACGGGCATATGCCTGAAATCACGGTGTTGGATGCGAGTGCTGCCCGCGGTGTCTGGGCAATGCAGGATATGGTAAAAATGCCTGCAATGACGCTGACCGGATTCGGTCATTATCACGAGGAGTATCGGCTTGAGGACGGGCAGTGGCGGATCAGCCGCATACTCCTGACCCGCCTGATGCTGGATATGGAAGAGCGCTCAGCCTAGGAAGCTGCGGCGCTCATTGTCGTTGGTTCTGAACACGCCGCCCAGTGCCTGAGTGCGGGTCGATGAGCTGGCGTCCATAACGCCCCGCGATTTCACGCAGTAATGGGTGGCCTGCACCAGCACCGCTACGTCATCGGTTTCCAGTAGGGTTTGCAGGGCGACCTGAATCTGCCGGGTCAGTCGCTCCTGCACCTGCGGGCGGCGGGCAAAGAAGCGCACGAGGCGATTGATCTTGGACAAGCCAATAACGCGCTCGTTGGGCACATAGGCCACGCGGGCAAACCCATCGATGGTCACAAAGTGGTGTTCGCAGGTGGAGATGAGTTCAATATCATCAATCAGCACCATTTCATCCACACCCATCTTGTTTTCGATGGAGGAAATCTTGGGAAATGTGCCGTAGTCCAGCCCGGCAAACAAATCATTGAGGTACATGCTGGCCATGCGGTGGG
This window harbors:
- a CDS encoding DUF4856 domain-containing protein, with the protein product MTSIVKRTAALSAAVLLATGCKYDFESAFDSGSAVSYSGQTKRHVLIEDLVDEILALPARPVAGNINVASQLNFYFDYDGGTSDGLMHSFAIDGESLLQDGTYGGISSGKNLSGKIAGNDPALINGEFFGWELGMDADPTPEELVDYFFAEVDAEAKSAAINLVTAGGPASITTPYISPEGHDYRQLIQKFLLGAVAFSQGTGDYLMTDFRATNVQEEGQGYTEGGHNWDEAFGYFGAARNYPDYTDTELAQKGGRPEFAGYNDRNGDGVIDLMGEYNFGNSTNCAKRDLGTAGNTNPTDFTTDVFNAFFYGRFALNAAANLGTMGNTEVVLIDAMAKQASVVWEKCISATVVHYINDVIGDMNNFSNGQFADEANFTDLAKHWAEMKGFALGLQFNPRSPFRTGDVQGINLNSLKTALALMGDAPVLPDGTQNGVAYAGGTEQYITDLLEARDILEQAYEFDPENVANW
- a CDS encoding YncE family protein — encoded protein: MPILRFLPLIAIVSLSACRLDVAVDGGGTVTSDSGKINCQNSGGRCQGWYGSPQPETEVLYAEPSNGQQFLGWSGACTGAAPSCNVSIGATSSDFEVRAHFQAGPGAVLQVFPAIGGIVSSADNRLDCAVDCAAAYATGTQVTLTATPITGYTFNGWSGACAGAAGTTCVIAAGSEEIQVAATFSGSPAQSDEFVNFESGQVRPLALSPDGNRLFATNTPANTLEIYAVSGNQLTFEATVPVGLEPIAVAAPDNGEVWVVNHLSDSVSVIDLSDEMPQVVRTLQVGDEPRDIVFAGPGGNRAFITSARRGQNTGYPLEEYRTPGLPRADVWVFDRSSEDYLNQGLPLTLINLFGDVPRALATNASGSRVYAAVFASGNQTTTLMNAPAVDTAKAAPQADVHGDPQPATGLIVKYDGQAWVDEAGTDFSDRMRFSLPDYDVFEINANAATPVEINRASGVGTTLFNMAFNPVRQELYVTNTEARNEVRFEGPGTISATVRGHIADSRISVINAAREVQAVDLNPHVDYSLPQGSAIAPADKALSLAQPVGIAVSPDGEQVFIAAMGSNKVAAIETDALAQGYQPAASDQVTIPGGGPTGLALDAAGRYLYVLARYDNSIAVVDTQSLNIASSVAMANPEPDHIRRGRPFLYDATLTSSNGTTSCAACHIFGDTDHLAWDLGNPDEEVVPNPLNFARTGVPDPGATFHPMKGPMTTQTFRGINDSGPMHWRGDRTGTNRVMVNGQLESVEAAAFKEFRGAFVGLLGREEELDESDLQAFTDFALTLMSPPNPLRALDNSLTASQELGEHIYFNEITTGGELVCNDCHTLNPLQNQFGTGGEVSDEGPGITEDFKVPHFRNLYTKVGMFGLSPGGFVAPSPFMGDQVRGFGYLHDGALDTLDNFFSAIQFNLFNNDERRFAIIDFVMASDSNLAPVVGQQVTVDGSGRYITASARLDLLIERALASTARPECDLLAQGVIEGQAQAALLRRDGFFHLGDPEAAPLTIGAVKQLAKQPGQALTFTCVPPGTGFNAL
- a CDS encoding secondary thiamine-phosphate synthase enzyme YjbQ, which codes for MIQELTVHVTGRGLHAFTSQVHPVIAKSGVDEGLCTLFIQHTSASLLIQENYDDSARIDLENWMNRLVPEHDSLYTHTLEGADDMPAHIKSALTATQISIPFQRGELMLGTWQGIFLWEHRHHHGSRRVILHI
- a CDS encoding SDR family NAD(P)-dependent oxidoreductase → MQDFSNKVAVVTGGASGIGRSIVKELLAAGARVVVGDVEQGALDKVLAEFEGAGEISGVVTDVSSQASVNALADSVYERYGVCHLLFNNAGVAAPSANVWETTENDWTWVHGVNVGGVMNGIRAFVPRMIEGGEEGHIINTSSGDGGISPLPYQSVYASSKAAVSCISECLAAQLQSEETKLGASIFYPSGGLLDTGIWTTDRNRPQELAREKPYDPVPTVADFKVAMEAAGVTLEVQDLDELARYLLQGIREKRFVIMIGVEEAEATLQERAARIGRAELPIDLAEIPQL
- a CDS encoding YaiI/YqxD family protein; this encodes MTIWVDADACPKVIRDILCRAAQRVECPLVFVANHLIPVPASPWITARQVASGFDVADDYIAQQVQAGDLVITSDIPLAAEVIEKGAGVLSSRGEQFTANNIRQRLNMRDFMDTMRASAVEVRGGPPALGERDKMEFANALDRYLAKHRR
- a CDS encoding 1-acyl-sn-glycerol-3-phosphate acyltransferase, coding for MKQTIARKLLAWMGWSLEGAKPVHERYVLIAAPHTSNWDFPLMLLFAAAFDIKIQWMAKHSLFRPPMGWVMRGLGGLPINRKSSNGVVCAMAEALTKARELVLVVPAEGTRDRVGYWKSGFYHIARQANVPIVPSMLDFGRKRGGFGAGIMPTGDVKLDMDYFRDFYAEAKGKFPEKMGPIRLREEDPVEEHTPPRAAA
- a CDS encoding PepSY domain-containing protein, whose translation is MKPARWHSLIGLLMSIPLLLWAFTGAVFLTKPGYEGAYEQLAPKLYPIEQALTLPPGSQWEHFQLLRTILGYHLIAHRGDQVSHLDPYTLQLIEPPTDEAIALLVKDATEQNRSRYGEIISVEDSVVTTDTGVVITLDWDRLSLRQQGNDSRWLNTLYKIHYLQWLGDATANKVFGVLGLTLLFGLIGLGLYSYARKGPS
- a CDS encoding nuclear transport factor 2 family protein, with translation MSEHITRLLAIEEIKALKAKYFRCLDTKDWEGLGECFCDDLDADFTAAPGPHTSSRAEYLAMIQKALKYAETVHYGHMPEITVLDASAARGVWAMQDMVKMPAMTLTGFGHYHEEYRLEDGQWRISRILLTRLMLDMEERSA
- the folE gene encoding GTP cyclohydrolase I FolE translates to MNAITSPALNREADFSPEALAVREALIAHGLETPLVANGLSSEEQYKRLQQSFTDIMNVLGLDLRDDSLSETPHRMASMYLNDLFAGLDYGTFPKISSIENKMGVDEMVLIDDIELISTCEHHFVTIDGFARVAYVPNERVIGLSKINRLVRFFARRPQVQERLTRQIQVALQTLLETDDVAVLVQATHYCVKSRGVMDASSSTRTQALGGVFRTNDNERRSFLG